CATCACCAACTGCCCGGACATCCTCGACGTGCCGCTGATGGCGGAGGTCCTGCGGGGGCTCGGGGCCACCGTGGAACTCGACGGTGACATCGTGCGGATCACCTCGCCCGACGAACCCAAGTACGACGCCGACTTTGCTGCGGTGCGTCAGTTCCGCGCCTCGGTATGCGTGCTGGGCCCGCTCGTCGGCCGCTGCAAACGGGCCAAGGTGGCGTTGCCGGGGGGCGACGCGATCGGATCGCGCCCGCTGGACATGCACCAGGCGGGGCTTCGTCAGCTCGGCGCCCGCTGCAACATCGAGCACGGGTGTGTCGTCGCCGAGGCGGACCACCTGCGCGGCGCCGAGATCCAGCTGGAGTTTCCGTCCGTCGGGGCGACCGAGAACATCCTGATGGCGGCGGTGCTGGCCGAGGGTGTGACGACGATCCACAACGCGGCGCGCGAGCCCGACGTCGTGGACCTGTGCGCGATGCTCAATCAGATGGGCGCCCAGATCACCGGGGCGGGCACGTCCACGATGACGATCACCGGGGTCGACCGGCTCTATCCCACCGAGCATCGGGTGATCGGGGACCGCATCGTCGCCGCGACCTGGGGGATCGCCGCCGCGATCACGCGCGGCGACATCTCGGTCACCGGCGTGGACCCGCAACACCTGCAGCTGGTCCTGCACAAATTGCACGACGCCGGCGCGACCGTGACCCAGACCGACGACGGCTTCCGGGTCGCGCAGTACGAGCGCCCGAAGGCGGTCAATGTGGCGACTTTGCCGTTCC
The window above is part of the Mycolicibacterium rutilum genome. Proteins encoded here:
- the murA gene encoding UDP-N-acetylglucosamine 1-carboxyvinyltransferase — its product is MSERFVVTGGNRLSGEVAVGGAKNSVLKLMAAALLAEGTSTITNCPDILDVPLMAEVLRGLGATVELDGDIVRITSPDEPKYDADFAAVRQFRASVCVLGPLVGRCKRAKVALPGGDAIGSRPLDMHQAGLRQLGARCNIEHGCVVAEADHLRGAEIQLEFPSVGATENILMAAVLAEGVTTIHNAAREPDVVDLCAMLNQMGAQITGAGTSTMTITGVDRLYPTEHRVIGDRIVAATWGIAAAITRGDISVTGVDPQHLQLVLHKLHDAGATVTQTDDGFRVAQYERPKAVNVATLPFPGFPTDLQPMAIALASIADGTSMITENVFEARFRFVEEMVRLGADARTDGHHAVVRGIAQLSSAPVWSSDIRAGAGLVLAGLVADGDTEVHDVFHIDRGYPLFVENLQSLGAEIERVV